One Hyperolius riggenbachi isolate aHypRig1 chromosome 12, aHypRig1.pri, whole genome shotgun sequence genomic window, tccatgtaggttttgagttttttttctcactaaataataaaaaccatcatttaaaactgcattttgtgttcaattatgttatctttgactaatagttaacggtttttgatgagcagaaacatttaagtgtgacaaacatgcaaaatattaagaaatcaggaagggggcaaatagtttttcacaccactgtattgtttttatttaacattgcatcattctctaatatttgcagtttacacactactcagcattcttaaTGATTTTacggagcaggccagtgaactattgaactgtcctctggagagaaaaagaaaatacagtgactgacagttgagataacaagctacagaagacagagctctctgtgactttgaaagtcgtggggctcgatggctcttttgcatagataacaactggagttttttaactcttcctgtactggaaaccatattagatttatgtctctgctcctaatgttttatttcttagctgtactacacatactaatcattatatcatcatttttttttcgcttcagtgtttctttaaaaggGAAAGGTAAACTTAATTTTAAACCTTCAAATTTATAATGcaattgcttaaaggacacctgtaaaaaaaggagtttaacttacctgggattcctgccagccccctgcagacatcctgtgtccgtgccaggacaaaacgatcctcatctccccgccgcagctcactttcgTTTTATCAGTAGGCGGGCCACTGCCAGGCGCAGTATGATGTTTTTTCACACTGAGTAGGATGCTCCCGGCAACCAGAGCGGGAGACAGGATGCGTGCGGctaggactgcgcaggcgcagtgccgTCAACTTGTAAGTCACCGTTAATGAAAGTGAgccgtggcgggggactggaggatcgttttgtcccggcGTGGGCACACAGtgtctacagggggctggtagaagccccaggtaagttaaactctttttttttttacgaccTTACAGGTGGAGGCtggatggaggctgccgtatttatttccttttaaacaataacagttgcctggcagtactgccgATCTATTTTGccgcagtagcgtctgaatcacacacctgaaacaagaatgtggCTAATCCTGTCAAATCTAACAAAAAtgtcataaacatctgatctccatgctgtgcaaatttggacagaggcgccaggcaggttaaaatgatctaaaaataactaaaaaggaggagtacaggtggacttacctcctgaaatgatggacaatcgagattgttcaaatcgcaaataacaatttattttggcactccgcaacgcgtttcgcaggtataacccgcttcatcaggcaagaagTGCAAGCTAGAAATCAAGCATACAAAccataaacaatatacaataaacaaaacacgaCCCTAAGAGCTTGCCATCATAATACAAAAAGCAAAAATGACATATGTCTGTCACAGAAGGGGCGATCTGCTGTGACAGGAGACGTGTAAATACCAAAGGACGATAAGCCCCTTTGCGGAGTGCCAAGccccgttgcggagtgccaaaataaattgttatttgcgatttgaacaatctcgattgtccatcatttcaggaggtaagtccacctgtactcctcctttttagttgtttttagatcattttaacctgcctggcgcctctgtccaaatttgcacagtatatagtccaccttgggtggaggggactgtccccttctttctatctacagagagcgacttcttaaacctgagtgggctcaggttctaatactccccacctgcatttcaaggggttgcctatgtggtaacccgtgtttgtgagtatatccacatctgttaattatttcgccaacaattgttagacttactgcactatattgggctctcggtttttctttttgtttcaagtgcatctGATCTCCATATCCTTTTTCAGGgtgtgtggctaaaagtattagaggaagaggatcatcaggacagccaggcaactggttttgcttaaaaggaaatgaatatggcagcatccctatccctcttgcttcagttgtgctttaaagtaactttcatgttttttgttttctttactgtAGTACACTTGGTGTACCTCCGTGCCCctatagctttccctggtagGCTAGTGGTCCACTCTCACCCCTATAGGTTTCCATGATATTCAAGAGGCTCCTCCCTCCACATATATATGCCAAAAAAATCCCACTACAAATATATGCATAATTAGACAACAGTTAACCCAGAAATACACATAATTGGCAGCATTTCACCCCTCTTAATtaggcagtggtttgtgtctcccaaTATATACGTAATTTGACAAGCatttcactttaaaaataaacatatggtaatgtggcagcatttacttaaaaaaatacatataatgcagcagcattttccacaaaatacacatcatatggcagtgtttccccacaaaacacacataatttgacagtgtttccccacaaatacacataatgtggcagagtttccccagaaTAcatataatgtagcagtgtttccccaaaaaaatacacattatttGGCAGGGTTCCCCCAAAATATACATAGTGGGGCAGTAAGTGCCCCAATATCTGGTGTCAGTggcacctaaaaataaaaaaaatgtgaactCCTGACAGGTGATTCATCTTCTCTCTTCCAGCGTTGCTCCCTGGTTGTCATTACAGCAGCTCCAGCTGCCAATctaccgcgctgacaggcagttcAGGACTACAAGTAAATGGCGGGCTGAGCCCAGCACTGAAAACACAAATATGTTATGAGTCATGACTTTGGCAGTCagattcctgcaatgcattgtgggacttgtagttctttaacagctggagggccaagtttgcccatgcctggtctagatggATGGAGGCTCAGGGAATTGATTTAGACTGAATACAGGTTGGACGATCATTATACTAGGTGGGATGTACTATTATTTTGTTGGATAACAGTGGATGGGGGTCTCTTTTCTCGAGATGGGTTGGTACCAGTTGCCACAATGTTCTTGTAATATGCTATGTGATGTAGCATCAGCCGGTTGGCAGATGCAGTTGTAATATTAAAAATGCCTAATAAACTTTgtcttaaaaaaaatagatatgaatacaagggtacaatggttaatttgcgtatattcagcagtgatgccttgggagacagctcactccaacctgaattatcgcaaattctgttttaagaaagcaaacttttgtttttcttaacatcttagtaagggggcttttaggaccattgtagtcccttacacactccaatgagttctgggtcaccatgagcttgctggttagtctgcccCATATGAATACAAGTGAGTGGCTAATTCAGTGTCCTTAATCATTGTTTACCTAATCATGTCTCATGCTCTCAAATCTTTGAAGGTTCTTGGCTTTGTTCTGGTTCATCTTCATctagctcctcctcctcatcgttGTAATCTTCTGATACCTGCTCATTTCCCTGCACCTCCTGCTCATCCACATCATCTTCTTCTGATTCCTGTTCACTGTGATCATATTCCTGTATATCCTGCTCATCTGCTTCTTCTTCCTCTGGCTCCTGTTCACTCTCTCCATCCTCCTGTGCATCCTGCCCATTTACCTTATCTTCAGCTGACTCTTCTTCCTCAATCTCCTGTTCATCCACTTCATCTTCTTCTGACTCCTGTTCATTATTTTCTTCCTCTTGTGTCTCCTGCTCATCCACTCCTTCCTCTGTCTCCTGTTCACTCTGTTCATCTTCCTGTGTTTCTGGATTATCTtcctcagctgattcctgctcattTTCTTGTGTCTCCTGCTCATCAGTTTCAACTTCTTCTGACTCATTTTCACTCTGGTCACTTTCCTGTTCCTCCAGGTCATCCATTCCATCTTCATTTAGCTCCTGTTCATTTACTTCAGCTTCTTCCGAATCCTGTTCAGTCTGTTCATGTCCTTTCTGCTCATCAGTTtcatcttcctccttctcctgctcatCTAATTCATCTTCTTCCGATTCATGTTCATTGTTTTCAATGTCCTGTACCTCCTGCCCATCCATATCATCTTCATTTGGTGTCTGCTCATCCATTTCTTGTTCTTTTGGCTCTTGTTCATTCACATCATTCATTTCATCACTCTCTGGCTTCTGCTCATCCACTTCATCTTCGTCTGACTCCTGTTCACTTTGGTCATCTTCTTGTGCCCCCTGCTCATCTGTTTCATCTTTCCCTGGGTCCTGCTTATCCACTCCTTCTTCCTCTGCTTCCTGTTCACTCTGTTCATCCTCCTGCCCCTCGTGCTCATCTCCTTCATAttcctctggctcctgatcatgttCCTCCTGCTCATTCACTTCAACTTCTTCTGACTCCAGTTCACCTTGTTCAGGTACCTCTTGCTTGTCTGTTTCATCCTCCTCTGGCTCCAGTTCATCACCTTCATTTTCCTGTCCACCCATGTCATCTTCTAGCTCTTGCTCATCATTTTCATCGTTTTGCTCGCCCTGCTCATGATTAtggtcatcatcttcttcttcttggctCTGCTGGGCTTCCTGGCCATCTTTATCCGATGCTTCCTGCTCATCTTGTGCCACCTGCTCTTCTTGCTCTTCTTGAGATTCCTGCATTTCATTCTCTATAAATTCAGGTAGTTGTTCTGCATCTTCCTGGTTTGTAACTTCTGGTGCAACTTGATCTGGAACCTTATAGCACC contains:
- the LOC137540722 gene encoding high mobility group nucleosome-binding domain-containing protein 5-like codes for the protein MDFLGATILCFGLVFTQLPVAELNPVLSEGQCTLAPRDRTDCGFGGISKTDCNRKGCCFDASIPGVIWCYKVPDQVAPEVTNQEDAEQLPEFIENEMQESQEEQEEQVAQDEQEASDKDGQEAQQSQEEEDDDHNHEQGEQNDENDEQELEDDMGGQENEGDELEPEEDETDKQEVPEQGELESEEVEVNEQEEHDQEPEEYEGDEHEGQEDEQSEQEAEEEGVDKQDPGKDETDEQGAQEDDQSEQESDEDEVDEQKPESDEMNDVNEQEPKEQEMDEQTPNEDDMDGQEVQDIENNEHESEEDELDEQEKEEDETDEQKGHEQTEQDSEEAEVNEQELNEDGMDDLEEQESDQSENESEEVETDEQETQENEQESAEEDNPETQEDEQSEQETEEGVDEQETQEEENNEQESEEDEVDEQEIEEEESAEDKVNGQDAQEDGESEQEPEEEEADEQDIQEYDHSEQESEEDDVDEQEVQGNEQVSEDYNDEEEELDEDEPEQSQEPSKI